One part of the Hyphomicrobiales bacterium genome encodes these proteins:
- the narJ gene encoding nitrate reductase molybdenum cofactor assembly chaperone, whose product MIDRTLKALSLILSYPTVELQQAMPQIGGVLASENRLTAAARHDLRPLVEELSSRDIYELEEQFVMLFDRSRTLSLNLFEHVHGESRDRGGAMVSLIETYREGGFDPVTSELPDHLPVLLEFLSTRPAAEARDTLADAAHIFSALSERLVRRESVYAAVFNALVELSGVHADKQAVANLLEEPEVDPNDLEALDKVWEESEVLFGPDPNAGCPQVRDMLARMDEPINPAPNTAPAHLPAAE is encoded by the coding sequence ATGATCGATCGCACACTCAAAGCCCTGTCGCTTATCCTCAGCTATCCAACCGTTGAGCTGCAACAGGCCATGCCGCAGATTGGTGGCGTGTTGGCCTCCGAAAACCGTCTCACCGCAGCGGCGCGCCATGACCTTCGACCGCTGGTCGAGGAGCTTTCAAGCAGGGACATCTATGAGCTGGAAGAGCAGTTTGTCATGCTCTTCGACCGTTCACGCACGCTCTCGCTCAACCTGTTTGAGCATGTCCACGGCGAAAGCCGCGACCGTGGCGGGGCGATGGTCAGTTTGATTGAGACCTACCGTGAAGGTGGGTTCGATCCGGTGACCAGCGAGCTGCCGGATCATCTTCCGGTTCTGCTGGAGTTCCTGTCCACGCGGCCAGCGGCTGAAGCACGCGATACGCTGGCCGATGCCGCGCATATCTTCAGCGCGCTCAGCGAACGGCTGGTGCGCCGCGAGAGCGTTTATGCCGCCGTCTTCAATGCGCTGGTGGAGCTTTCAGGCGTCCATGCCGACAAGCAGGCCGTGGCCAATCTATTGGAAGAGCCGGAGGTCGATCCCAACGATCTGGAAGCACTGGATAAGGTTTGGGAGGAAAGCGAAGTTCTCTTTGGTCCCGACCCGAATGCCGGCTGCCCGCAAGTGCGCGACATGCTCGCGCGCATGGATGAACCCATCAACCCGGCCCCCAACACCGCACCGGCCCATCTGCCGGCAGCCGAATAG
- the narI gene encoding respiratory nitrate reductase subunit gamma encodes MFPNFDIDFIIFGIMPYAALTILVVGSIARYERDPFTWKSSSSQLLRRKQLILGSVLFHVGIIVVFFGHLLGLFTPIWILDLLGVPYALKQWAAVLIGGFFGVIALIGSSLLLHRRLTDPRIRQTSSFADIGIMVLIWLQLLIGLGTIFLTLQHMDGAEMVLFMNWSQSIVSWNINAWVNVIDVHWMYKLHIFLGLLITALFPFTRLVHIWSGFAAPFRYLFGRTGYQIVRSRRQTPLAPARQDAPSSMPAE; translated from the coding sequence ATGTTTCCCAACTTTGATATCGACTTCATCATCTTCGGCATCATGCCCTATGCGGCACTGACCATTTTGGTGGTCGGGTCTATCGCACGCTATGAACGCGATCCATTCACCTGGAAAAGCTCCTCCAGCCAGCTCCTGCGCCGCAAGCAGCTGATCTTGGGATCGGTGCTGTTCCATGTCGGCATCATCGTCGTGTTCTTCGGCCATTTGCTCGGGCTCTTCACGCCGATCTGGATCCTTGATCTGCTCGGCGTGCCCTATGCACTCAAGCAATGGGCTGCGGTGCTCATTGGTGGCTTTTTTGGTGTCATAGCTCTGATCGGCAGCAGCCTGCTTTTGCATCGCCGCTTGACCGATCCGCGCATCCGTCAGACGTCGAGCTTCGCCGATATCGGCATCATGGTGCTGATCTGGCTGCAGCTTCTCATCGGATTGGGCACGATTTTCTTGACGCTTCAGCACATGGACGGTGCGGAGATGGTTCTCTTCATGAACTGGTCGCAAAGCATCGTCTCGTGGAACATCAATGCCTGGGTCAACGTCATCGACGTGCATTGGATGTACAAGCTGCACATCTTCCTTGGGCTGCTGATCACGGCACTGTTCCCGTTTACCCGGTTGGTGCACATCTGGTCGGGCTTTGCCGCACCATTCCGCTATCTGTTCGGGCGAACCGGCTATCAGATTGTGCGGTCGAGGCGCCAAACCCCACTCGCTCCGGCAAGACAAGACGCTCCATCGTCCATGCCGGCGGAGTGA
- the narH gene encoding nitrate reductase subunit beta — MRVRAQIGMVLNLDKCIGCHTCSVTCKNVWTSREGVEYAWFNNVETKPGTGYPTDWENQARWNGGWERTASGKLQPKQGAKWRILSNIFGNPDLPEIDDYYEPFDFDYDHLKSAPEMEAFPTARPRSKITGERIEKIEKGPNWEEILGGEFSKRSEDYNFEGIQKEIYGEYENTFMMYLPRLCEHCLNPTCAASCPSGAIYKREEDGIVLIDQEKCRGWRMCVSGCPYKKVYYNWESGKSEKCTLCYPRIESGNPTVCSETCVGRIRYLGVMLYDADKIEQAASAGKETDLYDAQLDVFLDPNDREVIAAARRDGIPEDWIKSAKESPIWKMAMVWKVAFPLHPEYRTLPMVWYIPPLSPIQNAAQAGKIGMDGAMPDVNSLRIPVKYLANMLTAGDEVPVVQALERMLAMRAYMRAKTVEGVTDAAIAARVDLSPTIIEDMYKIMALADYEDRFVIPTTHREQVEDAYDLKGGCGFTDGNGCSTGDSGSLFGGKKKALKMPEAMGQGGR; from the coding sequence ATGAGAGTACGCGCGCAAATCGGCATGGTGCTGAATCTCGACAAATGCATCGGGTGCCACACCTGCTCAGTAACCTGCAAGAATGTTTGGACGAGCCGGGAGGGTGTTGAGTACGCCTGGTTCAATAATGTCGAAACCAAACCTGGCACCGGCTATCCGACGGACTGGGAGAACCAGGCCCGCTGGAACGGCGGTTGGGAACGCACGGCTTCCGGCAAGCTTCAGCCCAAACAGGGCGCGAAGTGGCGCATCCTGTCGAACATTTTCGGCAATCCCGATCTGCCTGAAATCGACGACTATTACGAGCCGTTTGACTTCGATTACGACCATCTGAAATCAGCCCCGGAAATGGAGGCGTTCCCCACGGCACGTCCCCGTTCAAAAATCACCGGCGAGCGAATTGAGAAGATCGAGAAGGGGCCGAACTGGGAAGAAATTCTCGGCGGCGAGTTCTCCAAGCGCTCGGAGGATTACAACTTCGAGGGCATCCAGAAGGAGATCTACGGCGAGTACGAGAACACCTTCATGATGTACCTGCCACGGTTGTGTGAGCACTGCCTCAACCCAACCTGCGCCGCCTCTTGCCCATCCGGCGCGATCTACAAGCGCGAGGAAGATGGCATTGTTCTCATCGACCAGGAAAAGTGCCGCGGCTGGCGGATGTGCGTCTCCGGCTGCCCGTACAAAAAGGTCTATTACAACTGGGAATCGGGCAAATCCGAGAAGTGCACGCTGTGTTACCCGCGCATTGAATCGGGCAACCCAACGGTTTGTTCAGAAACCTGCGTTGGTCGCATCCGCTATCTCGGCGTGATGCTCTACGATGCTGACAAGATCGAACAGGCTGCCAGCGCCGGCAAAGAAACCGATCTTTATGACGCCCAGCTCGATGTTTTCCTCGACCCCAATGATCGTGAGGTGATCGCTGCGGCTCGCCGCGACGGCATCCCTGAGGACTGGATCAAATCGGCCAAGGAAAGTCCAATCTGGAAGATGGCGATGGTCTGGAAAGTGGCGTTCCCGCTACACCCGGAATACCGCACGCTTCCCATGGTTTGGTACATCCCGCCTCTGTCTCCAATCCAGAACGCAGCCCAAGCTGGCAAGATCGGGATGGATGGCGCGATGCCGGATGTGAACTCACTTCGCATTCCGGTGAAGTATCTGGCCAACATGCTGACCGCCGGTGATGAGGTGCCCGTTGTGCAGGCGTTGGAACGCATGCTCGCCATGCGCGCCTACATGCGGGCCAAAACGGTGGAGGGCGTCACGGATGCGGCCATCGCTGCGCGGGTCGATCTCAGCCCGACCATCATCGAGGACATGTACAAGATCATGGCCCTTGCCGATTACGAGGATCGGTTCGTCATCCCAACAACCCACCGCGAGCAAGTCGAAGACGCCTACGACCTCAAGGGTGGCTGCGGCTTCACCGACGGCAATGGCTGCTCAACCGGCGATTCCGGCTCGCTGTTCGGAGGCAAGAAAAAGGCTCTGAAAATGCCGGAAGCCATGGGTCAAGGAGGACGTTGA
- a CDS encoding peptidylprolyl isomerase has product MKHATHTLAHAGAPNGAQQTRGSVVVNGETITPEAIGLEAQNHTAPKNKPGTAWNQAARAMAVRLLLLQAARRKGLKPEPVEVGPGRFETEEEALIRALLEDTITVQRPNEDDVHASWARDPERFRSPPLWEVSHILVACDMSNPEDRVGGFKRAVDLAKLVHAEPKNFARLAADHSDCGSKANGGMLGQLSPGDSVPEFEKALHGLGEGEITAKPVASRHGFHIVRMDALALGEVLPFSAVRDKLADAMEKAAWAREARKLMAKLTQDASIEGLSLDAD; this is encoded by the coding sequence ATGAAACACGCAACCCACACACTTGCTCATGCTGGCGCCCCCAATGGGGCCCAGCAGACACGAGGGTCCGTGGTCGTCAATGGCGAGACCATCACACCGGAAGCCATTGGACTTGAAGCGCAGAACCACACCGCGCCCAAGAACAAGCCGGGCACCGCCTGGAACCAAGCCGCTCGCGCCATGGCCGTGCGCCTACTTTTGCTCCAGGCTGCGCGCCGCAAAGGCTTGAAACCTGAACCTGTCGAGGTCGGACCTGGCCGGTTTGAAACCGAAGAAGAGGCGCTCATTCGCGCGCTTCTTGAAGACACGATCACGGTGCAACGCCCAAACGAGGATGACGTTCACGCGTCCTGGGCGCGAGACCCGGAGCGCTTTCGCTCACCACCTTTGTGGGAGGTCTCTCACATCTTGGTCGCCTGCGACATGAGCAACCCCGAAGACCGGGTTGGCGGATTCAAGCGGGCTGTTGATCTCGCAAAGCTGGTCCATGCCGAGCCCAAGAACTTTGCTCGCCTTGCGGCCGACCACAGCGATTGCGGGTCCAAAGCCAATGGCGGCATGCTCGGTCAACTGTCACCCGGCGACAGCGTACCGGAGTTTGAGAAAGCTCTGCACGGTCTTGGCGAAGGTGAAATCACCGCCAAGCCAGTCGCATCGCGTCACGGATTCCATATCGTACGCATGGATGCTCTGGCGCTTGGAGAGGTTCTGCCGTTCAGCGCTGTGCGCGACAAGCTTGCCGATGCCATGGAAAAGGCCGCTTGGGCGCGAGAGGCGCGCAAGCTCATGGCCAAGCTGACGCAAGACGCGAGCATAGAGGGACTGAGTTTGGACGCTGATTGA
- a CDS encoding carbohydrate ABC transporter substrate-binding protein, with protein sequence MNRILKASVLGIAALSATTALSHAQTISLWSHWADQQAKVDFVEGAARAFEAANPGVTVEITWYQKDALYAALRTALTAGQAPDIFYAEPDQTEYMANDLVLDLSDRLNWENIEPWATEVWGYEDGVYGFPLEAWTVESYVNTDVLADLGVDYPVAGLEGAAFIAAVEAAAAANVTPLAQGVGDRPYPGAFLIHEILLKRIGADDYRSLLRGEGVEWTDPRVREALEYAHQIIEAGAFPASFSSLKLGEAHRYFHTTPGAMMFQMGSFYPSRAFAAPDEGGQPDGFPLGIVNSPIPPNAECAECKTIAVGGSFVVNAATEYPDVAVDFLNSMATPEMGNAWLEANLVQTGIRADPSSLTGDNATYFQMLAAANEGAQYTFGIPVQQMTGEARETFTQTINQAFPAGLIGVDEVIELMSAAY encoded by the coding sequence ATGAACAGAATTCTAAAGGCATCGGTGCTCGGCATCGCAGCACTGAGCGCGACCACGGCCTTATCACATGCGCAGACCATTTCGCTGTGGAGCCATTGGGCTGACCAGCAAGCCAAAGTCGATTTCGTTGAAGGGGCAGCTCGCGCATTCGAAGCTGCCAATCCAGGCGTCACCGTCGAGATCACCTGGTATCAAAAGGATGCTTTGTACGCCGCGCTGCGTACTGCGCTGACAGCAGGACAGGCGCCTGACATTTTCTATGCTGAGCCGGATCAGACCGAATACATGGCCAATGATTTGGTGCTCGATCTTTCCGATCGGCTGAACTGGGAGAACATCGAGCCCTGGGCGACAGAGGTCTGGGGCTATGAAGACGGCGTTTACGGCTTTCCGCTGGAGGCCTGGACCGTTGAATCCTACGTCAACACCGATGTTCTTGCCGATCTCGGCGTCGACTACCCCGTTGCCGGACTCGAAGGTGCGGCCTTCATCGCGGCGGTTGAAGCGGCTGCCGCTGCTAATGTGACGCCGCTAGCGCAAGGTGTGGGCGACCGCCCCTATCCAGGCGCGTTCCTCATCCATGAGATTCTTTTGAAGCGCATCGGTGCGGACGATTACCGCTCACTGCTGCGCGGTGAAGGCGTTGAATGGACGGATCCCCGTGTGCGTGAAGCTTTGGAGTACGCGCACCAGATCATCGAAGCCGGCGCCTTCCCAGCCTCCTTTTCTTCTCTCAAGCTCGGCGAAGCGCACCGCTACTTCCACACCACACCGGGTGCCATGATGTTCCAGATGGGTTCGTTCTATCCATCGCGCGCCTTTGCTGCGCCTGATGAGGGCGGCCAGCCGGACGGTTTCCCGCTTGGCATCGTCAACAGCCCTATCCCGCCCAATGCGGAATGCGCGGAGTGCAAAACCATCGCCGTTGGCGGCTCTTTTGTCGTCAATGCGGCCACCGAGTATCCAGACGTCGCCGTTGACTTCCTCAACTCTATGGCAACGCCAGAGATGGGTAACGCCTGGCTGGAAGCCAATCTTGTGCAGACCGGCATTCGCGCCGATCCATCATCGCTCACAGGGGACAACGCAACCTACTTCCAGATGCTGGCAGCGGCCAATGAAGGTGCGCAATACACATTCGGCATTCCTGTTCAGCAAATGACAGGCGAGGCACGTGAAACGTTCACGCAGACCATCAACCAGGCTTTTCCTGCCGGCTTAATCGGCGTGGATGAAGTGATCGAGTTGATGAGCGCAGCCTACTAG
- a CDS encoding carbonic anhydrase: protein MVERLLARNVEWSVKRNEQDPDYFARLAEQQAPDYFWIGCSDSRVPANVVAGLDPGEVFVHRNVANVVHSSDMNLLSALEYALEALQVRQVIVCGHYGCGGVKAATESLPHGLADHWLEPIRRLARAYAVDLAQAQSNEEKQNKLAELNVIEGVLRVSETPIVQRAWQRGQPVAVHGLIYGLSDGRLRNLNCTVSAGHLDREPSPTDTRVHVPKGNKQ from the coding sequence ATGGTTGAAAGACTGCTAGCGCGCAACGTGGAATGGTCGGTCAAACGAAACGAGCAAGACCCCGACTACTTTGCCCGGCTCGCTGAACAACAAGCGCCCGATTACTTCTGGATCGGGTGCTCAGACAGCCGCGTGCCGGCCAACGTTGTGGCCGGCCTTGATCCTGGCGAGGTGTTTGTTCACCGCAATGTTGCCAACGTCGTCCACTCCTCCGACATGAACTTGCTCAGCGCGCTGGAATACGCCCTTGAAGCGCTGCAAGTGCGACAGGTCATTGTCTGCGGCCATTATGGGTGCGGCGGCGTCAAAGCGGCGACGGAAAGCCTGCCACACGGCCTTGCCGACCACTGGCTGGAACCCATCCGCCGTCTCGCCCGCGCCTATGCGGTGGACTTAGCGCAGGCCCAATCGAACGAGGAGAAACAAAACAAGCTCGCCGAGCTCAACGTCATTGAGGGCGTGCTGCGGGTTTCAGAAACACCGATCGTTCAGCGCGCCTGGCAGCGCGGACAACCGGTCGCCGTCCATGGCCTCATCTACGGTCTCAGCGATGGGCGGCTGCGCAATCTCAACTGCACCGTGAGCGCAGGGCATTTGGATCGCGAGCCGTCGCCAACCGATACACGTGTCCACGTGCCCAAAGGAAACAAACAATGA
- a CDS encoding sugar ABC transporter permease, with protein MSAVDRPDKNAGGTKHSAKTVKVRDHANPASAIAMFLLPALLVYAALTALPVFRTFYNSTHLVVPNRAAEWVGFTHYIDLWTDRIFWKAVGNTLTWAGAAPLLEVSIATILALALYAKVPFARFLRVAWFTPVLMSYVVVGILWMWIYNFEWGALNTFLRFVGLGDLAQAWLAQPDTALPSLIAVTTWMWTGFNMVVILAAMSSLPSEVLEAAELDNCGWFAKLWFVILPLIRPTLLNLIVLSFIGKMKIFDLVWVTTQGNPLWATETVSTYVYKRAFQWNTFDLGYPSAIAVIWFVIVMIGVLGLTVLFKQRDKVEY; from the coding sequence ATGTCTGCTGTAGATAGGCCCGATAAGAATGCCGGTGGCACAAAGCACAGCGCCAAGACGGTCAAGGTGCGCGATCACGCCAACCCGGCCTCAGCCATCGCGATGTTTCTTCTCCCGGCTTTGCTTGTCTACGCGGCGCTGACGGCGTTGCCCGTGTTTCGAACCTTCTACAACTCAACGCATCTGGTTGTGCCGAACCGCGCAGCCGAATGGGTGGGCTTCACCCACTACATTGACCTTTGGACCGACCGCATCTTCTGGAAGGCCGTCGGCAACACCCTCACTTGGGCGGGGGCTGCCCCGCTGCTTGAGGTGTCGATTGCAACCATCCTGGCACTGGCGCTCTACGCCAAGGTGCCCTTCGCCCGATTCCTACGAGTCGCCTGGTTCACGCCGGTTCTGATGTCCTACGTCGTGGTCGGCATCTTATGGATGTGGATCTACAATTTCGAGTGGGGCGCGCTGAACACGTTTCTGCGTTTTGTCGGTCTGGGTGACCTCGCGCAAGCATGGCTCGCACAGCCAGACACCGCTTTGCCGTCGCTGATCGCGGTCACCACCTGGATGTGGACGGGCTTCAACATGGTGGTCATTTTGGCCGCCATGTCCTCGCTGCCCTCTGAAGTTCTTGAGGCAGCCGAACTCGACAATTGTGGGTGGTTCGCCAAGCTCTGGTTCGTGATCCTTCCGCTGATCCGGCCAACGCTGTTGAACCTGATCGTGCTCTCCTTCATCGGCAAAATGAAGATCTTCGATCTTGTCTGGGTTACCACGCAGGGCAACCCGCTTTGGGCAACCGAAACGGTCTCCACTTACGTCTACAAACGTGCCTTTCAGTGGAACACCTTTGACCTAGGCTACCCGTCAGCCATTGCCGTGATCTGGTTTGTGATCGTCATGATCGGCGTGCTGGGTCTCACCGTCCTCTTCAAGCAGCGCGACAAGGTAGAGTACTGA
- a CDS encoding ABC transporter ATP-binding protein translates to MAVVTLENICKSYVAGEERAVDDVSLTIQDGEFMVLLGPSGCGKSTTLRMIAGLESITSGTLSIDDEPMNAVPAKNRDIAMVFQSYALYPHMTVRDNLGFGLKRRKIPKAEVARRVEAVAESIGLSDYLERKPHALSGGQRQRVALGRAIVRDPKVFLFDEPLSNLDAALRVSTRAELVRLHRELSATMIYVTHDQVEAMTMGDRVCIMSKGEVAQVGTPMDVYLNPASTFVASFLGNPPMNLLPCVADEAGVTVAGRHWTGDTYGSAAGTDLVFGIRPEDLVHLESENGADFSGEILSVEPLGAETLIYVQTQAHDQPLIVREGRATTAKLCETIHLACKPGMVRLFDAQTGLALTPPTGETP, encoded by the coding sequence ATGGCCGTCGTCACCCTTGAAAACATCTGCAAGAGCTATGTCGCCGGAGAGGAGCGCGCCGTCGATGACGTCTCACTCACCATCCAAGATGGCGAGTTCATGGTTTTGCTGGGGCCGTCAGGTTGCGGCAAATCCACCACGCTTCGGATGATCGCCGGGCTGGAGTCGATCACATCGGGCACCTTGTCCATCGATGATGAACCGATGAATGCTGTGCCCGCGAAAAACCGCGACATCGCCATGGTGTTCCAGTCCTACGCGCTCTATCCGCATATGACGGTGCGCGACAATCTTGGGTTTGGACTGAAGCGCCGGAAAATCCCCAAAGCTGAAGTCGCCCGACGGGTCGAAGCGGTCGCCGAGTCCATCGGTTTGAGCGACTATCTTGAGCGCAAACCGCACGCGCTCTCCGGAGGTCAACGCCAACGCGTCGCCCTCGGCAGAGCCATTGTGCGCGATCCAAAAGTGTTCCTGTTCGACGAGCCGCTTTCCAACCTGGACGCGGCCTTGCGGGTTTCGACGCGAGCGGAACTTGTCCGCCTGCATCGCGAGCTATCGGCCACGATGATCTACGTCACACACGACCAAGTGGAAGCCATGACCATGGGCGACCGGGTTTGCATCATGAGCAAAGGCGAGGTCGCGCAGGTCGGCACGCCGATGGACGTCTACCTCAACCCAGCCTCCACCTTTGTCGCCTCATTCCTCGGCAATCCGCCCATGAACCTTCTGCCATGCGTTGCTGATGAAGCCGGCGTGACCGTGGCGGGTCGGCATTGGACTGGTGACACCTATGGTTCGGCGGCGGGCACCGATCTGGTGTTCGGCATTCGTCCCGAAGATCTCGTTCACCTGGAAAGCGAAAACGGCGCTGATTTCTCCGGCGAGATTTTGTCGGTGGAACCGTTGGGCGCTGAAACACTGATCTACGTTCAGACCCAAGCCCATGATCAGCCACTAATCGTGCGCGAAGGCCGCGCGACGACCGCCAAACTCTGTGAGACCATTCATCTTGCCTGCAAACCGGGGATGGTGCGCCTGTTTGACGCCCAAACCGGTCTTGCTCTGACACCCCCGACCGGAGAAACACCATGA
- a CDS encoding DUF2478 domain-containing protein: protein MKIAYTMMPGRGDMDRLLSGLAEQLDGAGLCVRGVVQSNQERPGDHPCDMDVKVLPDGPELRISQALGKGSRGCRLDTSILEKAAVTVEESLEPEADLLLINKFGKHEAQGRGLAQAIAKAVELEVPVICGLNELNKQAFIEFTGGEAVALPPRLDAMVRWVTDARFNNCAA, encoded by the coding sequence ATGAAAATCGCCTACACCATGATGCCGGGCCGAGGCGATATGGACCGGTTGCTTTCCGGCCTTGCCGAACAACTGGATGGGGCCGGGCTTTGCGTGCGCGGCGTCGTCCAATCCAACCAGGAACGACCCGGGGATCACCCTTGCGACATGGACGTCAAAGTTCTGCCGGATGGGCCGGAACTGCGGATTTCGCAGGCCTTGGGCAAGGGTTCGCGCGGCTGCCGCCTCGACACGTCCATCCTTGAGAAGGCGGCCGTTACCGTCGAAGAGAGCCTCGAGCCAGAAGCCGATCTGCTCTTGATCAATAAGTTCGGCAAGCACGAGGCCCAAGGCCGCGGCTTGGCGCAGGCAATCGCCAAGGCTGTTGAGCTGGAAGTCCCTGTCATCTGCGGGTTGAACGAGCTCAACAAACAGGCGTTTATCGAATTTACGGGCGGCGAGGCTGTCGCTTTACCGCCACGGCTCGACGCCATGGTGCGGTGGGTTACGGATGCGCGGTTCAACAACTGCGCCGCCTAG
- a CDS encoding carbohydrate ABC transporter permease: MSASVLPTPANQQRTVSRLRNLALIIGLALYTAYAAGPFAWVALMSLRTTTEIAADPYALPWPMHWDKFLSAWVDSNYDVYFLNSVTIVLSAVAILTVVGGMAAHCFARYKFRFKGALYFLIFSTIIFPPQVTVIGLFQILVEYGLFNNRFGLVLVYVSIQMPITIYILEAFFARIPNDLFDAARMDGYSEWEIFWKISFPVALPAISTTIILNTILLWNEFLYAVVLISDDDKRTLPLGVLRFMGDQLEDVGMLATGLMIAIVPVVLIYIFFSERLIQGMTAGAVK, translated from the coding sequence ATGAGCGCGTCAGTTCTCCCCACGCCTGCCAATCAGCAGAGGACGGTCAGCCGTCTGCGCAATCTTGCGCTGATCATCGGCCTGGCGCTCTACACGGCTTATGCAGCTGGGCCGTTTGCGTGGGTGGCGTTGATGTCGCTGCGCACCACGACAGAGATCGCCGCCGATCCCTATGCGCTGCCCTGGCCGATGCATTGGGACAAGTTCCTGTCAGCCTGGGTGGACAGCAATTACGATGTCTACTTTCTCAACTCGGTGACCATCGTTTTGTCGGCGGTGGCGATCCTAACCGTCGTCGGCGGCATGGCAGCGCACTGCTTTGCCCGGTACAAATTCCGCTTCAAAGGTGCCCTCTACTTCCTGATCTTTTCCACCATTATCTTCCCACCGCAGGTGACGGTGATCGGCCTTTTTCAGATCCTGGTGGAGTATGGGCTGTTCAACAATCGCTTCGGTCTGGTGCTGGTTTATGTGTCCATCCAGATGCCGATCACGATCTACATTCTGGAGGCCTTTTTCGCGCGGATTCCCAACGATTTGTTCGACGCCGCGCGCATGGATGGCTACTCCGAATGGGAGATCTTCTGGAAGATTTCTTTCCCCGTGGCGCTCCCCGCCATCTCCACCACCATCATCTTGAACACCATCCTGTTGTGGAACGAATTCCTCTACGCCGTCGTCCTCATCTCCGACGATGACAAACGCACTCTGCCGCTGGGCGTCCTACGCTTCATGGGCGACCAGCTGGAGGACGTTGGTATGCTCGCCACCGGGCTGATGATCGCCATCGTGCCGGTCGTTCTCATCTACATCTTCTTCTCCGAACGGCTGATCCAAGGCATGACAGCCGGCGCGGTCAAATAG